The genome window AGTTATGCGACTAGTCTAATGAAGACAAAGGCACAGCCAGCTCTCAGAAAAAAAACTCAGCACTATTTTCATCCCAACCAAGTGACATTCGGCACCAGATGCTTCCCGGTCGGCCTTTATCCtgcacccaaattgtcccttcaaattacGGGCACGgagctgtataaatacgatTACCCtgtgcatgcgcacttccgacttcaactcgattccaagagaatcgactcgaatcttattacaaatccgccattgctgacgtcattggcgccgaaaactatttcttttgaccctgttgacctcgctgctaaaaacatttttcagaaagccattcaaacatcaaaaacaactacgaacattatctttaatatcaccgagctatataaatacgatatatcaagaaaaatctgtagaaatattgaattatacgatttcttggaactatttgcaccgaATTACTCTTCCGCAAgtgtgacctcgtcacaatcatggcgctttttcaatatggcgacgatttGAATGATAATAGAGGGATAACGTTCCCTAAGGCCTGTAAGGTTGCAGTATGAGAGACAAAGAAAATCCCGGGCTAACATTAGGTCTTGATGGCCTCAGCGGTTTGagggttgcactgtggattggatggtcacgggttcgaacacCGGCGAATCTAATCTTTTCgtgttttttcaaaaaaatttcttgttattattcgtccatgtacgtttatcaggcgcgggtCCAAGGGGTTGGACCAgacgattccaaaccctttttcaaaatggccctTCTAACCAGAAAATCAGCTAAAACATTCTTTTTTGAAGGGACatctttggcatgagacaggtttttcatgcaaaatagcttcaagtaggaccgtgacttctcaaggagctgagagaattattgacatatcatcaaaaagatctcaccaaaacggaatgtaactgtacatttgtcaaaaatctaagatttgcaagtcatgtcaaacccatctcacattacacgctaaattcactCAGTGATTAGCATTTAGTTTgttactacagtgatgagcaggcggatagattcaaattacatatcatcttcctggtcagtTTCCATGTGTAGTTAATTATACCCGGTATATTGCTTTGAGGCTGCGATTCGCGATCCGACGAACGCTGCTTCCGTTGCTTGCTAGTGAAATCTAACGAAACCAGGTATACCTTATTTCTCGCTGTACCCAATTTCCACAGATCTTTCACTCGAAAGCCGTCCGATTTTTGAAGTGAATTAAACAAAGACCAAGCAAATGTCGACACTCTTTTAAAATGATATTATTAAAACTTATAAACAATAAGAACAAGTTATTACACTGCTCTCCTTGTTGACCAGGAGGGATTGAACTGTCATGACGTCTGAGCCAAATAAATATGACGGGCATCTCTGCACCAAAATCAAGTTTAAACGGACATTCTCCGTAGCGCGGAGCCCGAAAAATTATGAACAGTCCTCAACAATTTAAAATGAAACTAGAGAATACGGTACCAGCAATAAATGACCTTTGAAGACGCCGGGCCCATACTGTTCGAAAGGTTCAGTGAAGCAGCTGAAGCATGAGATACAATACCATCAACGTTGTCCGAATGTCAGACGTCACGATGCCTTcataccaaatacatgtacatgtatattgtttttgattgatttataataATTACTTCACAATCATCACCCGGCCGTGCTATACATTGATCCTACTCGAAAATTTAAGGGAAAAAGAGAACTCTAGATCAGGCTAttgtagatacatgtatcttcataCTGCCCTCCTCAGATAAACCTTCGGAATTTCTTTTTAGCTGTCTTCTGCGCCCGCAGCACAAAATCTCCAAAACATCCTGCCGAAACTTCCGACCCCCAGCGATGCAGTACAAGTAAAAATTGATGGCATAATTCATATACCAGCCGATACACCCATACCAGTACCCAACATTGAATTGGATGAACCATTCTGGGTCCTGGTAATTGAAGGACCCCGTGTTTTCCAAAAGGTAGATCCTCACGGGCACTGAGCAAACGAGATAGGCAATGCAGACGAGGAGCAACATCCTGGTCAAATGAGCCTCTGCCTTGGCTTTCCGTAGTGCCTGCATCTTGTCTTTTTGATCATAAGTCATCTGCCGCTGGAACTTTGAAGCGCTCCGGACATTCCAGATGATGAGGCaattaaaaatgatgagaacgAAAAACGGAACAACAGTCCCAGCGATCAGCTCCCACCAGGAGACTATTTTCTCCACGACTGGTGCAGCAGGGAAGTCCTCCACAAAGCGCTCCAACCCGAAGACAGGGTCTCTCTTCACTTGATATGTGAACAGAATGTTAGCGTTGACAGTCCCAATGACCAGAGTCAGACCAAACACAACTTTTCTGGCCCTGGAAAACATAAGATTAGATTTTTTAAAGGAGCATGTAATTCAGTTATGTTTGCTGGCGTATAGGCGCTGGAGATAGGGTCATACCACTtttgaaaagaggaaaagaaaAGAAGCGTGAATCACACATATTTCAACTTTTTCGCGAGACAAGATTATCCGGTTTACTTTTGTGTGAAAAAAGCTAGCGAAGAGTCAGCGTGATATGACCATCGTATACAAGTAAAGGAATTCAATTTGACAGAACCAGTTCGTTTTCCCTTTACTCTTACTATGTATTTGATATAGAATAACTCACTTACCTTTTGACGGTGCAGAACGTAAAAGCCTTCAGAGGGAACCGAATGGCAATGAATCTATCAATGGTCATTCCCGCGAGGATCCAGCCGGAAAGCTGGCCGAGAAACTCAACCAGATAGTACGTCACCCTGTAGTAAAAGAGAGATGTCAGCGAAGTTGCTCCAATAATGTTCCTTTTGATTTTGTCATAATTCATAATTCATATTTCAAATATCGTACAATATTGCTCGTGTCAGTGGGTGACCAAATGCCATTTTGTTTCCACTTGTAAAAGATGTGAAATGGTATAAAAAACAATAGGCAAAGAAGCAATAGGTAAAAAGCAATAGGTTAAGGAGGAATAGGTAGAAGCAATGGGTAAAGAAACAACAGGTAAAGAAGCAATGGGTAAAGAAACAATAGGTAAAGAAGCGAAGCAATAGGTAAAGAAACAATAGGCAAAGAAGCAATAGGCAAAGAAGCAATGGGTAAGAAGCGAAGCAATAGGTAAAGAAGCAATGTGTAAGAAGTGAAGCAACACTTACCTATGCACCATAACTCTGTTTATAACTCCTTCGCCGACATTCCACTCAATGAAGACGATATATGCCAACAAGTCTAATAGAACCCCGGAGTCGACCACAGCAAGACTGGCCATGAAAATACAAGTAGAGATTTTCCTGTTGGACGGTTTAATTGCTACCAAGAATGACAAGGTATTCCCTGCTACTCCTAAGATAATCATTGTCGGGAAGACGTATGACTTCAAGGTAATGAGGACGTTTACGTAGAAATCTAAGTTGGAGAAATCCGTAGTTTGATTTGATGCGCCGCTCTTGTTGAGCGTTGCGTTGAGTAGGTCTATGAGGGGATCTTCCGTAGCGTTTTCTTGGCCCGGATTCTCCATGATGCGAAGGCCAAGGGCCGACGTAAGGGACACAACCTTTTGGTAGTTATAACTAAAAAACAGTCGCTCCACCCCGAAATTTAATACATTACTGGACTAGAGTAGTTCACTCTCCTGGAGGAGGTGTGATAATCCTTGATATGTTTGCAGCGATTAGGTGTAATTTACCTTCTCCCTGAAGGCGGGTCAGCTGGATATCTTCTCTGTGAGGTCATGGTTGAGTTAAAACCATTGTGTGTAAGTGTTGGATTTTGAACGGACAGCACTCACATCAGGGATACAAGACCACACCGGGTTCCGACGCACCTCGTCGTTGAGTCCTGGAAAATACAAAAAAGTTTAAACAGGTGAAAACGACTGAGCCCATTCTTTTGTGACATATGATCGATGACTCCGGATGACTGGAGTCCCTTGATACACCACCACACGGTGATCTTCAGAGCAAGCAATGCCAAGAAAGGAATTATCTTAGTGTGAGGAACGGTCGAAGTGTGAATGGTTTGAATGGGAGCATCGTCTGAGAACTGTGAAAACAACAGTGTGAATGGAATTATGGTCGGATAACTGTGAAGAGAGTATAGTGTGAACGAGGTCACAGTCCGAAAGTTACAAGGTAAAGTGTGAAAGAGGTCTTAAGCAATAAACTTAGGTTCGGGTCGCCAAATAAACGGAGACATCATTCTAGGCTGCGTTGGCTGAGGTCAACATTTCGGATGTGGTTAGACATAGGCTGCGTCGTaataacgacaacaacgacaatAAGGCAATGCCATGCCAACCAATATCTGTGGCTGGTATTTGCAATCAGCATAAATCAAGCTCAGGCTTCGTCAACTGACGGGAAGTCACGAGTGTCGTGACAACTGAGTGATCGGATATGAGCTCCATTCCATTGTTTTTTACCTCGTTAGCTCGCAGCTCATTTTATTACAAATATCCTCATGAAATTAACACATTACAGATTTTGGTGTCAATATCAAAACAATTGAATTTGGTTTGATTACCTACCTCAAATCCTTAAAGTCGCCTCTTCGCCATCCTGACACCAAAAACACAAACGATCATACGACTTCGGGCAGCTCAGGCACGGACGGACGTGCAAACTCGTTCCCCTCGTTGCCTTGTTTGGCGTGAGCGTACTGTCCCGAGATTATGTACTTTTAAAACGCTCGCTGCGTCCTTAAAAAGGATTCAATCGATGGCCCTTGGAAACAAGATATTTCTTTCCATCCTTTCCTTTGCCAATGAGGTTTCTGGTGGGTGTAATCAGTGGCTGTGGTCGTCACGAAATCTTCCTTCGTGAGAATTATTTTCCTGAGAGCAggcagtacatgtatgcaattaCGATGACGAAATTAAATGACTTCTGTAGCCCGTATTGGTTTCGTGTATCACTCTTAAGGTAGGTTAAAGTATGCAACGTAAGGGCACTGACAATTAGCTTCTTGATAACCAGATACCCATATTGTACGGATTATCTTTCATAAACGGATAGCTAAAGGCTCATTACGACGGAGGACCAGGGAACTCTTAACAAGAATATCCAATTTCGCGTCTGTGAATCACAAGTATTGTCATCGAGGAGGAAACTGAACCGCAATTGCGTGCAGGGGGAAGCGGCAAAGACGTCGAATGACGGAGAGCACAGTCCTCAAATTAGTGGCGTGTGCCCTAGAATTATCGTAACCCGTATCAGTAAAGCTCACCCCGCTCAATATTTATAGGGCCATGATGACATCCCTGTACCATTAGTCCGATGTAAAGATATCCAATTAATGTTCTTCGTGACGTCATTCACTGTGGAGGTAGCCCGCAGAAACGGCATATAGTCATTACTGATAACGAGTAGATGGCAATCCACATGGCGTGACCGACAATGATGCCATAACGGCAAATTAGGAAAGAGGTTTCGTAGACACGCGCCGATCTTGTGAcggtgtacattttgtaaagtGTGTTAAATAAGATAACATGGAACATTGGTGCGTTTTATTTCTTTCATGATACaagttttgatgaaataataaCACTTCAGTTTTTCGAAAATGCCTTTACGGGGCTCTCGATTTGATTCGAAACACATTTGTATACTAGAAGATGACCAAATGAGAAAAGTCTCATGTGAAAATGATAATGTGATAAATCAAATATGTATAATTTTGGCTGTTACACGGGATACTTGACATCCCAAAGCGTTTTCAGCTCTTTACCGCTTATTCAAAGAGTGTTTATTTTGGCTGTTACAAGGGGTTTTCATATAGAATTTGAGGGACCTGCCTCTTCTTGAATaatgtcaaatcaaaatttaATGACTGGAAAAGATGCCCTCTCTTATCGTGCGCGAAAGTCCTTGAGGTTCCCGCCAACACTTTAtgacattgtcatggacaaCAGCGTGAGCCGTGAAACTTCAACTTATAAGTCAACGATTTCACACACATGATAGCATATGTCCAAGACGCTTCCTTTGTCAAGCCGATGTGAGAAGAATCCTGCATTTCAGCTTTGACCAATGCGTTGTATGGAATCTTAGAATCTAAGATGGAATAACTCGTCGACAACGCCCAAACAAACAGCGGCGTTCGCAGCGAAACGTTCGTCAAATTCGTTGCGATCGCCCGTTCTCAATTTAATCACATTTCTCAATAATTATATTGTGTTCTAGTCGGTGACTATTTTTGATATGCTAACACACTCATACGTCTATTTAGTTCGAAAGCTGTTTATATGGTTAAACTAGTTAATTTACATGAATATGGTTAAACCAGttaatttcttttttaattCATGATTGAATTTATCCATGGCATAAAAGGCTCCAGACGGGCGAATCTGCCCGAGTTTCCTTTAGTTGCCGTGCATCCATCAGTCTGCCAGGCAACTCCTGCAACacatgaaaaaacacatttcagAATGTTGTATTATCAAAATAACAGTGTAGCTAGCGGGGGGCAGTAGATCCCAGACGTCAtgaaactacgccatcgccatcttcagggcaaggaaggaactgaaaggaccttttctagttcctaccttgccctgaagatggcaatggcgtagttcagaactttaaatatCAGTCAGTACTGATTGGTAGTGCTGTTGAAACATTCGGTGTAAAAGGGAATAATAGGAGACATAGACCTGACATTTTAAAAAGGAAACCTTGGTATAATGAAGAGTGCAGATTACAGAAAAGTGCTTTTAATCGTGCCCGGAAGCGTTTTAGAAATGTTAAGTCGCATGCAAATAGGACCCAAATGAAAAACGAGAGAAAACAGTACAAGAAGTTACTAAAGACCAGTTTACATAGGTATAATCTGAGTAGAATAGAGGATCTGAAACAGTTGAAAGACCACGAGTCTCACAAATTTTGGAAGATGTTGAATGTTAGGGGAAATGAACAAGATAGAATACCTGATAATATGCTCGACACtttacaaaatcattttaaagaattaaATGCTGGGAATGTGGCCGACGAAAGTTTCGAGATGACTACTGAGCAGATAAACAGGGGAGATGAAGTGTTGAATAGGCAGATAGAGAGGGGGGAaattttgacccaaataagaaaaTTGAAGCGGAGAAAGGCCAGTGGAGTTGACGGTATTACAAACGAACTTATCATTAACACCGGGGAGTATTtaatagatttttattataatttgtTTAACAGAATTTTGGACAGTGGATGCATACCGACAAATTGGATTAATGGCATTATAAAACCAATCTATAAGAAAAAGGGTGATAGAACAAAGGGTGAGAATTACAGAGGTATTACTTTATTAAGCTGTTTAGGTAAATTGTTCACAGCTATTTTAAATAGCAGGTTAGACGAGTATGTGAATTTACACGAGGTATTAGGTGAAGAACAAACAGGTTTCAGATCAGGTTACTCTACCATGGacaatgtttttgttctgaagtgtttgattgatttgtatttgagtAAGGGCAAACGCTTATAtgtggtatttattgatttcaaacaagcTTTCGATAAAATATGGAGGTTAGGACTTTGGCGTAAACTTATTGGAAATGGTATAAACGGTAAAATATTGAATGTCATGGTAAATATGTATGATAAAGCGAAATCGTGTGTTCAGATTAACAATAATAGATCAGATTATTTTCCGTGTTCCATAGGGGTTAGGCAGGGCGAAAATATGTCGCCACTCTTATTTGCGTTATAtctaaacgattttgaaatttttttgaacgaccatggttttaatggtccttctgatttacatatcaatagccgatgtgagtttttagacaacttggagatttttttgaagctggcaatattattgtatgcggacgatatgattcttatggcagatgatcctaacgagttacaaaacgccctgaacttattgcacgattactgtgaggagtggcatctgatcgtaaatattaagaaaaccaaggcaatgattttttctcggggaaagcttagagtaaatataccggaatttagatataatgggggtagggtcgagttggtagaccatttcacatacttaggcgtaacattctcatataatggaaattttgcgagggcaataaaagatagatataataaaggtatgaaagccatgtttggtgtactgagagcgtgtagaagactttctcttacggtcgaattgagtctagacatatttgacaaagtagtcacaccagttttgctatacggtagtgaggtgtggggtaaccaaaacaccgagttgctggaccgtgtacaagttaaattttgcaaatatttgctacgattaccgttaagaactcctacagtaatggtaatgggagaacttgggcgacactctttgaagattcacatagccgtgcgaatgttatctttttggaacagactcagaattggaaaaacagataaatgggcttatatcttttataacataactagggagcatttagacaagggttatttaaaccaaggctggtgtaaaagtgtgaaaactgttctagacggctgtggcctcactcaaatttggtatactcccgaggttttgtccctacgagaactgaaaattgtagttgaacagataatgagagaccagtgtgaacaactatggagaaacgaggtaaataacgatttcagatgtataatttatagaatgtttaaacaaaacctgaatatggagccctatgttaaaaaattaccattatatcaaacggtcagtatttgtaaatttcgtactggatctataaaattcccagaaacagtaaccagaatgtatagaaatgaaactgcagaaaatatttgtggtctttgtgaccaggtttgtgtaagagacgaacttcattattttattacgtgtccgtatttccgtcacatgcgagtaaagttgtttccaaacttaaaagaattacctcaggttttttatcatgaatttttccatcgcattatgactaaatgttcccgggtaaacttagacaatattcatagtttttgtaaagaattcatcagcttggtccaccatatgtaaatgttaaatcatgtaacctcttatacccgaaagggttttttggagagaaataaattatgttatgttatgttatgttatgttaaatgacttcatgaaagaactacgccatcgccatcttcaggggaaGGAAGGAACTGAAAGGACCTTTTCTAGTtcttaccttgccctgaagatggcgatggcgtagttctttcatgaagtccatgagactccgatttCCAGCTcgaaggggagggggatttgggccacgtaggtctacgtggttcggcgctgaaggtgttaagcgTGAATAGGACGAAGCATTCTGCACTCATGCGTTTTGATTCTCggaagttttgaaaataaccaTGAGAGTCTTTTATTGTAAGTTCACTTGACGGAATGAGTTCTTTGAACTTACCAATCTGAATCCAGTGGACCTCTCTTGTCATCTTGTCCATCCTAGATTTGATCATGAGTGGGCTACCGATGTCTTTGGAACAGGTGCCGTTTAGGACCGTGTTCAAACCTGAAGACAAAACAATATGTGTCGGAAGAAAGATTTGTGGCAAACTCGGATACATATACTTTTACAGTCGGTTTTACGATTGGAACAGTGCAAGAGTGTGAGCTTTATCGTAGTCAGCGACAAAGCCTATGTTTCAGACTGAGACGAGTGGAACAGTAGCAGTTTACATAAATAAAGATGTGCAGACATTCATTTTGGGAGTCCAATTTATGACAAAAAGATTAAAAGCCGAGAGGGAGTTACTAACCAGCGCAGTAACCGACAACACGAGAGCGCGCTCTGCACTTCCTGTCCTCAACGATGGGAACAGCTGCCTGTATCAATTTCGGTTTCTCTTCAGTTCGGTCCCAACCAATTGTCACGGCGTAGTCACCAAATTTATCGTCTGAAATCGGAAAAAGCTAATATATTAAGAATTTGATCATGCAGCGGCAAATGCAATCCCTTCTCATAGGTGATGAATGAACTAGTGAATAGCCACAAAACTATAGCAAATATCATGTAATGTGGCCGTATAGTCGAGAGCGCGCAGAGATAGGGATCAAGTGCCAAACTGCATTGTATGATAATTCGGATCAACAAAATATTCTGTGGGATATGGCTACGACTGCCTTCGACTGCTTCAGTTCGTCCTTCTGGTCGACGAAAGATTATGATATAATGGGCGAACAAACTACAATGATCTTACTGCATGCTTCGTTCTTAGCATCTTGTAACAAATAAAAGAAAATCCAGCTGGTTCACCGTCAGATAGAAGAGCGATCGTTATACCAGACCAGAACCTGCTGCATGCTCATACttaacttccagcggtattgcctccgccgCCTCCGCGTGTTGTCTGGAACCTGAGCAATGTCTatgcattgagggtcaagatactGCATGCTGGGCGTGAAGATGGTTGAGGCAGCGTGAGACGATTTGAATCTTAAAATGTACATACCTAATTCGCTCGGCCTGTGGTTCGGGAGACAGATGGGTCTCACATATGGTCCGAATTTGAGTGGCCGCAGAAGTCTGAGAAGTGCTATGTCACCTGGCATATTGCCATAACGGAACGTCTCCCTTACCATCTCGCCGTCGAATGTGTTGGGGGAAGACGCTGAAAAGGGTAAACGAAATCTTTTTAATGAAGGAGGATATCCGTGGTACTGCAACGTGAGAAACACAAAAAAATGACAATGCAATGTGAAACTGCTGATGATGTTCAATAGAAGAAGGCCAAAAGGGAAAAGACGTTCgtttgcccccaaaaaacacTCAATTAAAAGATTCTGGTTTGACGTGGAGAATGGGGTGAAATAGGTCTAAATAAATGTAACGGTTAGGATACATGACTGTATTGCGTAAAGAAAGCCAAGACATTTCGTCAAACGCCAAATATGTCCATGCATGTGTCTTACCAGATGTAACCACGAAATTGGTATCATTACGATCATCTATACACTTCGCGGTAGTCAGCACCCACTGCTCAGAAATCAGGGTTCCCGTACACGCGAACACAGCCTGAAAAAGTTTGGAAATTGACTTAGAAAACGGTGTCCAAAAGATATTTGTTCACCTTCTACGGTACTCCCCAGTAGCGTGCAGGTCGTCTTTTAGGCGAAATGGCGCGGATTGGTTGCAACCTGTGGTACCCAACTTTTGAAGGTAGTACATACCTTGTTTATGCTGTTATCCGCCGACAGTCTGATCTTGCTGATTGCCATGACCCAGGGCCAAGTGGTGGAGTTGGCAGCATCACCTCCGACTTGGTACGACTTGGTGTAATGGATGTCCCCGGCGACTCCGCAGGTTGGGAACCGAGGGAAAAGGGTCCCGGCTGAAGAAGAACAAATATTTTTACAAACTGCATTATCACTTTTGACAATACAGCAACTTTCGGTTGCTTTTTGACCCGACGAAGGTCATGTTGAAGATTTGGACCAATGTCCCTGTTGGCACAGATCTGAAAGGCTTATTAAGTGGGCCTATCATTTAAGGAGAGGGTAAGATTGTTGCTTGCGACGAAACCTACAACTTGTTTGCAAGAtatagacctacatgtacatgtatttgcctcGTCCCTTCTCTCTCCTGCCAGGAAGAAAGAATGACGAAAGGCTGCCTTtggggtctatttggcaagttGAGAAAGGGAAAGCTCTCGTGTTCACTGTTTGCAATGGTATGAACCACAATACTGTCAGAGAACGGTGTTTGAAGAGCACCGATTTGGCCTTCACGAACCTGTTGAATAACTCTTGTAATTCGCGACCATGTACTCCAGATCGAGTTTATCCTTGATTCTCAACACATGAGGATAATGCCTCGGGAAGTCAGCCTCAGAGGACACCCCCTCCAGTATAGACCTGGTCTTTTTGTTCATCATGGTCCCTATTTTGATGGTAAAGATCTCCACGCCAAGGTATTTCAGCTTCTTGGCGCTTGATGTTGGGTTACCGCCAAGAGTTACATCTCCTGCATGACAAAAATAATAGGAAAGATGTGCTCATTTGTGTCAAGGTTAGCCAAACCTCGCCAATCATCGCCGCAAACGACATATTTTTGAGTAATCGAACTGACACAACAGCATTCATGAGAGGACAAATTCATTCTCACCCAGGAGAATCAGTTTCCATCCAGATCGCCGAGATTCCTATCAGTCCTTCCAACTTCGCCAGGCGCAACGCATACCTACCATCACTGAACAGGAAGATGACCTTGGGGGCATCCTCTCCTCGTCGTGCATGCGAGCTCAAAGGGATCATGACCTTGCGGGCGAACTCAAGGGCACCAGTGATGTTAGTGTCGCGATCTAGATAGAAAGAGAAAGGTACATTTCATCCAACCCCATGCGAAAACATCTCGTAAACACCTCTTACTCCCAAAGTTTTTTTACCACCTCGTACTTATAGTTTAACAAGGGGGTTGTCTAAGTCTTTTGGGGTCAAGATGCCGCGAAGATTGTTCGTGGCGGTGTCGTCCTTGACATCCTTTTCTTAGCTTGTTATCAACCCTCGTCGGAGCCTTCTTTTGCAACTGGCAATAACCGCGCCTCGGATAAACCTCAGTGGCAACGGTACCGCCACTGCGGAACATACTGAACTATAattccagtggtattgcctcc of Lineus longissimus chromosome 17, tnLinLong1.2, whole genome shotgun sequence contains these proteins:
- the LOC135501598 gene encoding kiSS-1 receptor-like isoform X2, which produces MTSQRRYPADPPSGRRKISTCIFMASLAVVDSGVLLDLLAYIVFIEWNVGEGVINRVMVHRVTYYLVEFLGQLSGWILAGMTIDRFIAIRFPLKAFTFCTVKRARKVVFGLTLVIGTVNANILFTYQVKRDPVFGLERFVEDFPAAPVVEKIVSWWELIAGTVVPFFVLIIFNCLIIWNVRSASKFQRQMTYDQKDKMQALRKAKAEAHLTRMLLLVCIAYLVCSVPVRIYLLENTGSFNYQDPEWFIQFNVGYWYGCIGWYMNYAINFYLYCIAGGRKFRQDVLEILCCGRRRQLKRNSEGLSEEGSMKIHVSTIA
- the LOC135501598 gene encoding kiSS-1 receptor-like isoform X1 yields the protein MENPGQENATEDPLIDLLNATLNKSGASNQTTDFSNLDFYVNVLITLKSYVFPTMIILGVAGNTLSFLVAIKPSNRKISTCIFMASLAVVDSGVLLDLLAYIVFIEWNVGEGVINRVMVHRVTYYLVEFLGQLSGWILAGMTIDRFIAIRFPLKAFTFCTVKRARKVVFGLTLVIGTVNANILFTYQVKRDPVFGLERFVEDFPAAPVVEKIVSWWELIAGTVVPFFVLIIFNCLIIWNVRSASKFQRQMTYDQKDKMQALRKAKAEAHLTRMLLLVCIAYLVCSVPVRIYLLENTGSFNYQDPEWFIQFNVGYWYGCIGWYMNYAINFYLYCIAGGRKFRQDVLEILCCGRRRQLKRNSEGLSEEGSMKIHVSTIA
- the LOC135501598 gene encoding galanin receptor 2b-like isoform X3, whose protein sequence is MTSQRRYPADPPSGRSLAVVDSGVLLDLLAYIVFIEWNVGEGVINRVMVHRVTYYLVEFLGQLSGWILAGMTIDRFIAIRFPLKAFTFCTVKRARKVVFGLTLVIGTVNANILFTYQVKRDPVFGLERFVEDFPAAPVVEKIVSWWELIAGTVVPFFVLIIFNCLIIWNVRSASKFQRQMTYDQKDKMQALRKAKAEAHLTRMLLLVCIAYLVCSVPVRIYLLENTGSFNYQDPEWFIQFNVGYWYGCIGWYMNYAINFYLYCIAGGRKFRQDVLEILCCGRRRQLKRNSEGLSEEGSMKIHVSTIA